In a single window of the Neorhizobium galegae genome:
- a CDS encoding DUF1254 domain-containing protein — protein MEITRRDAFKMASSATILGAVGPSAAAAHDAAAEAVPQGADLEFDLGIPTPDTVEKLYDTMDFQRAVQAYLWAVPIVGMEGARRMLIDNADARSGDLVLVAGYRDVSVMLGSNVTTPYVFAWFDLTEGPIVIDYPEGATAGSLIDWWDRPLIDVGISGPDGGKGAEFVLVGPAYEAPENFPDGAKVLRSRTNKVLMFCRGLDGDLTKVEAVFSKIQVYPLGATGSGAKVLLRFKTGGELTSMAHPKGLAYWQSLVQALNGEQIEDRDRFFAAMLKPLGVTYDGSFSPSDRQRGLLERAAKLGEAMAKASAFSKRIPGMRYRDDTHWEYLIPQDFVNGQDVPDGTLLDERMAFFYEVTGTSAAVLTKTPGTGSAYLTAYCDPDGHAFDGAKSYRLRVPANVPAKSFWSITLYDTETRGLIQNKQQIVDRSSRQKLKVQNDGSIEIVMGPQTPKGLEQNWIPTTPGRAWFVYFRLFGPLEPYFDKSWRLPDIEEVI, from the coding sequence ATGGAAATCACTCGGAGGGATGCGTTCAAGATGGCTTCATCTGCTACAATTCTTGGAGCGGTCGGCCCTAGCGCGGCAGCAGCACATGATGCTGCCGCCGAAGCAGTCCCGCAGGGTGCCGACTTGGAGTTCGACCTCGGAATTCCGACGCCAGATACGGTTGAGAAGCTTTATGATACCATGGATTTTCAACGCGCAGTGCAAGCCTATCTCTGGGCGGTTCCCATCGTCGGAATGGAAGGTGCGCGCCGGATGCTTATCGACAACGCCGACGCGAGGAGCGGCGATCTCGTGCTTGTTGCCGGGTATCGGGACGTCAGCGTCATGCTCGGGTCGAATGTAACGACGCCCTATGTGTTCGCGTGGTTTGATCTTACGGAGGGGCCAATTGTCATCGACTATCCTGAAGGCGCTACCGCGGGCTCACTGATCGACTGGTGGGATCGTCCGCTCATTGATGTCGGCATTTCGGGGCCAGATGGCGGCAAGGGAGCGGAATTCGTATTGGTCGGTCCGGCGTATGAAGCGCCGGAAAATTTCCCCGATGGCGCAAAAGTGCTGCGTTCCCGGACCAACAAAGTCCTGATGTTTTGCCGGGGACTCGATGGTGACCTCACGAAGGTCGAGGCTGTTTTCTCTAAAATTCAGGTCTATCCGCTTGGCGCAACAGGGAGCGGCGCGAAGGTGCTTCTTAGGTTCAAGACCGGGGGCGAGTTGACCAGTATGGCTCATCCTAAAGGCCTCGCATATTGGCAGTCGTTGGTTCAGGCGCTGAATGGTGAACAGATCGAGGATCGAGACCGCTTCTTTGCAGCTATGCTGAAGCCGCTCGGCGTCACCTATGACGGATCGTTTTCGCCAAGCGACCGACAGAGAGGGCTACTTGAGAGAGCCGCAAAGCTCGGCGAAGCGATGGCGAAGGCTAGTGCCTTCAGCAAGCGCATTCCAGGGATGCGCTATCGGGACGATACGCATTGGGAATATTTGATACCTCAAGACTTTGTCAACGGACAGGACGTGCCGGATGGCACTCTGCTTGATGAACGGATGGCGTTCTTTTACGAGGTCACGGGCACTTCCGCCGCCGTTCTCACCAAGACACCCGGAACTGGCTCGGCATACCTCACCGCCTACTGTGATCCCGACGGACACGCTTTTGATGGCGCAAAGTCTTACCGGCTGCGCGTTCCAGCCAATGTCCCTGCCAAGTCCTTTTGGTCGATCACGCTGTACGACACCGAGACCCGTGGTCTCATTCAGAACAAGCAACAGATCGTGGATCGTTCTTCCCGGCAAAAACTCAAGGTCCAAAACGACGGCTCCATTGAGATTGTTATGGGACCGCAGACTCCGAAGGGGTTGGAGCAGAACTGGATACCGACAACGCCGGGTAGAGCTTGGTTTGTGTATTTCCGCTTGTTCGGCCCGCTAGAGCCATATTTCGACAAGTCGTGGCGCTTGCCTGATATCGAGGAGGTCATTTAA
- a CDS encoding MFS transporter, which translates to MCKLVSQEGCDHVANSAVSIWPIIVICFTIVVFDGLDTISITFVAPTIATIWDMPASAMAPVFMAASIGAVIGYIAAGPMAIRLGDRRVMLLSVAVFGIGSLASATATDILGLATLRLMTSVGLGAVLPLAVGAASSVVSPARRSTTAILITTGLSAGGVLAGILGGPLIQNYGWQSIFIVGGILPLLLLPAIVCFFPASSREHTVAGKENAILGLFAGQLALRTILLWLFAFVVFVEAYAVLYWTPTLLINWGMPSEMAPASAAVLSMGGLFGGVILVFLVVELSVVRSLMVYGAFGLGCILVFAHGSLDKTIMMVVFGIGAGLVPCCMGQAALAVSFYPGHLRATGVGFAAAAGRIGSVVGPGLGGAVIALGWSTQQIVLMAAVPSIFSVIILVAIHILGPIDIQDSQIA; encoded by the coding sequence ATGTGCAAGCTTGTCAGTCAGGAAGGGTGCGATCATGTCGCCAATAGCGCCGTTTCCATTTGGCCCATCATCGTTATCTGCTTTACGATCGTCGTCTTTGATGGCCTCGACACCATCTCAATAACCTTCGTGGCGCCAACGATCGCCACTATCTGGGACATGCCGGCGTCCGCCATGGCGCCAGTCTTCATGGCTGCCAGTATTGGCGCGGTCATTGGTTACATTGCAGCAGGTCCAATGGCAATTCGCCTTGGAGACCGCAGAGTGATGCTTCTCAGTGTCGCAGTTTTTGGCATTGGCAGCCTCGCCAGTGCAACTGCCACCGATATCTTGGGTCTCGCTACCCTGCGGCTAATGACCTCCGTAGGGTTGGGAGCGGTTCTGCCTCTTGCTGTGGGCGCTGCGTCGTCCGTCGTTTCACCGGCACGTAGGTCCACCACAGCCATATTGATCACAACCGGTCTTTCAGCAGGGGGCGTACTGGCGGGTATTCTCGGAGGGCCGCTGATCCAGAACTATGGCTGGCAATCAATCTTTATAGTCGGTGGAATACTGCCCCTGCTTCTATTGCCGGCCATCGTCTGCTTTTTTCCTGCTTCGAGCCGTGAGCATACCGTAGCCGGCAAAGAAAATGCGATCCTAGGGCTGTTTGCGGGGCAGCTTGCACTTCGGACGATTCTTCTTTGGCTTTTCGCCTTCGTCGTATTTGTGGAAGCCTATGCCGTCCTCTACTGGACGCCGACGTTGTTGATCAACTGGGGCATGCCATCTGAAATGGCTCCAGCGAGCGCGGCAGTACTGTCCATGGGTGGTCTGTTCGGAGGCGTGATCCTCGTTTTCCTGGTGGTGGAACTGAGTGTCGTGAGATCCCTTATGGTGTACGGGGCCTTCGGGCTCGGCTGCATTCTGGTCTTCGCACACGGAAGTCTGGACAAGACAATAATGATGGTTGTCTTCGGTATTGGAGCCGGACTGGTTCCTTGTTGTATGGGGCAGGCCGCTCTCGCTGTTTCGTTCTACCCCGGACACCTTCGAGCGACAGGAGTTGGCTTTGCAGCGGCCGCAGGCCGGATCGGTTCTGTGGTCGGCCCGGGTCTTGGAGGCGCGGTCATCGCATTAGGCTGGTCGACACAGCAGATTGTCCTGATGGCGGCGGTCCCGTCCATATTTTCAGTGATCATTCTTGTCGCAATACACATCCTAGGACCTATCGACATTCAGGATTCCCAAATCGCTTGA
- a CDS encoding molybdopterin-dependent oxidoreductase, whose translation MTRTGMHMTKKGFSFQGPVEGVHALNSWITAEDDLFLVTHMGFLEIDPNHWHLDIDGLVGNPVKLRLADLLAMPQREYMSFHECAGSPLAPTIAKRRIGNVVWKGVPLSLVLERAKISSDASYVWTSGLEWGSYAEVEEPYQKDLPIAKALAEEVLLALEINGRPLSMERGGPVRLVVPGWYGTNSVKWLGSITAADRRSRSAYTTRFYNDHTAWGVRPVWHVAPESVIVSPSPSDILSADMPTTIWGWAWGDNQISSVEVSVDGGGSWQAATVGPREDRSWQRFELSWSPRAGQHLLICQCTNEVGERQPLADARNAVHSVEINVA comes from the coding sequence ATGACACGGACGGGCATGCATATGACCAAGAAGGGGTTCTCATTCCAAGGCCCTGTTGAAGGCGTTCATGCCCTCAACTCCTGGATCACCGCTGAAGACGATCTTTTTCTCGTCACTCATATGGGGTTCCTGGAGATCGACCCTAACCATTGGCATCTGGATATCGATGGTCTCGTGGGAAACCCGGTGAAGCTGCGCTTGGCTGATCTCCTTGCAATGCCGCAGCGCGAGTATATGTCATTTCACGAATGCGCTGGCAGCCCTCTTGCTCCGACAATCGCCAAGCGCAGGATTGGAAATGTGGTTTGGAAAGGGGTACCGCTATCGCTTGTTCTAGAGCGCGCGAAGATCAGCAGCGATGCGTCCTACGTATGGACTTCCGGCCTTGAGTGGGGCTCGTACGCAGAAGTCGAAGAACCTTATCAAAAGGATCTGCCGATCGCGAAAGCACTTGCAGAAGAGGTTCTCCTTGCACTTGAGATCAATGGCCGGCCGCTTTCCATGGAGCGCGGAGGTCCGGTTCGGCTGGTCGTGCCAGGATGGTACGGCACGAACTCCGTAAAATGGCTTGGTTCGATCACGGCCGCAGACCGGCGGTCGCGAAGCGCCTATACGACGCGTTTCTATAACGACCACACGGCTTGGGGTGTGAGACCGGTTTGGCATGTCGCCCCGGAGTCGGTTATCGTGTCGCCGTCCCCAAGTGATATACTGTCAGCTGACATGCCAACAACAATATGGGGCTGGGCTTGGGGAGACAATCAGATTTCGAGTGTCGAGGTGAGTGTGGATGGAGGAGGCTCGTGGCAGGCTGCAACAGTCGGGCCACGCGAGGATAGAAGCTGGCAAAGGTTCGAGTTGTCATGGTCGCCTCGAGCGGGTCAGCACCTCCTAATTTGCCAGTGCACGAACGAAGTCGGGGAAAGGCAGCCGTTAGCTGACGCGAGAAACGCGGTGCACTCGGTGGAAATAAACGTTGCATGA
- a CDS encoding helix-turn-helix transcriptional regulator: MRRADRLLQIIQILRRERRPISGRTIASELEVSLRTIYRDIAALEASGVPVFGEPSVGYVLQDGYDLPPLMFSTNELEIVMLGLRMVGARGGKEINTTARDVVAKISAILPDAKRSEFWTAPLLAPGPEVLPKDGPVLLQLRGAMKVNCKVEILYHTADREPERRTVWPIVIAFFDCVRVLAAWCELREAYRYFRTDRMLEVNLLHAKVPRSRKRIYADWWHHEKMESKLGVDGMGAVARS, translated from the coding sequence ATGCGTAGAGCAGACAGATTACTTCAGATCATACAGATCCTACGCCGCGAACGCAGACCGATCAGCGGCCGAACCATTGCGTCGGAACTTGAGGTGTCGTTGCGAACGATTTACCGCGATATCGCAGCGCTGGAAGCATCCGGAGTGCCTGTTTTTGGCGAGCCTAGTGTCGGGTACGTGTTGCAGGACGGCTACGATCTGCCACCACTGATGTTTTCGACGAACGAACTGGAGATCGTCATGCTGGGATTACGCATGGTCGGGGCGCGGGGAGGCAAAGAAATAAACACCACAGCGCGCGACGTTGTCGCCAAAATCTCCGCCATTTTGCCGGATGCAAAACGCTCAGAATTTTGGACCGCACCCTTACTTGCGCCTGGGCCGGAGGTCTTACCGAAGGATGGCCCCGTGCTGCTCCAATTGCGGGGTGCGATGAAGGTTAATTGCAAAGTAGAGATCCTTTACCACACGGCAGACCGTGAACCTGAGCGGCGCACTGTTTGGCCAATCGTTATCGCCTTCTTCGATTGCGTCCGAGTGCTCGCCGCGTGGTGCGAACTTCGGGAGGCATATCGATATTTCCGGACTGATAGGATGCTGGAAGTCAACCTGCTCCATGCGAAGGTCCCTCGCTCGCGAAAGCGGATCTATGCGGACTGGTGGCATCACGAAAAAATGGAATCAAAGCTAGGCGTCGACGGCATGGGTGCTGTCGCTCGCTCCTAA
- a CDS encoding RidA family protein: MSRQTVNASHATAVGPYSHATWAGDLLFCSGQTPINPSSGRLADGGIAEQTRQCFDNLFQVLEAAGLGGDDVVSVNVHLTDMSDFSHMNRVYATRFSAPYPSRTTIRCSSLPLSGFTTSLRVTTALTYST; this comes from the coding sequence ATGTCGAGACAAACTGTGAACGCTTCGCACGCCACGGCTGTGGGACCATACTCGCACGCGACATGGGCTGGCGACTTGCTGTTCTGCTCTGGCCAAACGCCGATCAACCCGAGCTCCGGCAGACTGGCCGATGGCGGCATTGCCGAACAAACACGCCAATGCTTTGATAATCTATTTCAGGTTCTCGAGGCGGCAGGATTAGGGGGCGACGACGTTGTTTCAGTCAACGTCCATTTGACCGACATGAGCGATTTCAGCCACATGAATCGGGTTTACGCCACTCGTTTTTCAGCACCTTATCCCTCGCGCACCACCATTCGCTGCTCCAGTCTGCCGCTAAGCGGTTTCACGACGTCGTTGCGGGTTACAACCGCTTTGACCTATTCGACGTAG
- a CDS encoding IS5 family transposase encodes MGWTDFTRRQYARRAMRYASDLTDREWGLIAPCLSGPRRLGRPRSTDLREVVNALLYIATTGCQWRMMPKDFPPFTTVQSYFYEWRATGLWLRINHHLVMEARDLEGREASPSAGVIDSQSVKTTESGGISGYDAGKKIKGRKRHIVVDTLGLMVGLVVHSADIQDRAGAPAVLKTILKRWPWLRHIFADGGYAGPKLKGALQKIAAFTLQIVKRTDKAKGFEVLPRRWVVERTFAWLGRCRRLAKDWEKSVASAEAWITIAHIRVLTRRLARYGYRGNLFESGS; translated from the coding sequence ATGGGCTGGACTGATTTCACCCGTCGGCAATATGCCCGACGGGCAATGCGGTATGCAAGCGATCTGACGGACCGGGAATGGGGATTGATCGCGCCTTGCCTGTCTGGACCGAGACGGCTGGGCAGGCCGCGCAGCACCGATCTTCGCGAAGTCGTGAACGCGTTGCTTTACATCGCCACGACGGGGTGCCAGTGGCGGATGATGCCGAAAGATTTTCCGCCTTTTACCACTGTGCAGTCCTATTTCTACGAATGGCGGGCGACTGGCTTGTGGCTGCGGATCAACCATCATCTCGTTATGGAGGCGCGCGACCTGGAAGGCCGGGAAGCCTCGCCGTCTGCCGGCGTGATCGACAGTCAAAGCGTGAAAACCACGGAAAGCGGCGGAATTTCGGGCTATGACGCGGGCAAGAAGATAAAGGGACGCAAGCGTCATATCGTCGTCGATACGCTCGGATTGATGGTCGGCCTCGTGGTTCACAGCGCCGATATTCAGGACCGCGCCGGTGCGCCTGCCGTCCTCAAAACCATTCTCAAGCGCTGGCCTTGGCTGAGACATATCTTCGCGGACGGTGGTTATGCCGGACCGAAGCTGAAGGGCGCACTGCAAAAGATCGCTGCGTTCACGCTCCAGATCGTCAAGCGGACCGATAAGGCCAAGGGCTTCGAGGTTCTGCCGCGTCGCTGGGTCGTGGAGCGCACCTTCGCATGGCTTGGCAGATGCCGACGCTTGGCGAAGGATTGGGAAAAGTCCGTCGCATCAGCCGAAGCCTGGATCACTATCGCCCACATCCGCGTCCTGACACGACGCCTGGCAAGGTACGGATATCGTGGAAACCTTTTCGAGTCAGGCTCTTAG